TCGCGCCTCGAGCCGCGCGCCGTAACGCAGCGCCATCTCGTAGTCGCTCATCAGCCGCCGCAGCCGGCTCTCCGACGCCTCGGCCCGCGACGTGCGCTCGAGGAGGGCCTCGAGCTTCTCCACCTCGCCGGCCAGCTCCAGGCAACGCGCCTGATCCTCGTGCCGACCGAGCAGCTCGAAGCAGTCGGCGGCCTCACGCGCCCGATCGAGCAGCTCGAGCTTGCCGGCCGCCTCGAGCAAGCGCCGCTTCTCCTCGCCGCTCGCCGCCCCTCGCACCTTGGCGTCCGCGAGGATGGCCAGCGCCATGCGCCGCTCGACCTCCTCGCGCCGCTCCTCGTCCTCCTCGGGCAGCCAGCGCAGCGCGTCGTGCCAGGCGTCGAGGCGCTCGTCGAGCTCCTTCGAGCGGTCGGCCAGGTGCAGCAGCGCGTCGGCGGCCCGGATGGGCTCCTCGGCCTCCGCCCAGAGCGCCGCCGCTCGCCGCCACTGCCCCGCGCCCTCGGCCGCGAGGGCCCGGCGATGTCGGCCGTCGAAGATGCGCTTGAGCCAGCTCATGGGCAGGGAGTGATTTCTAGCGTCTTTTCAGCCCCTTGCCGACCCCGATGGCGAGCCGCGCACTTGACGGGCATACCCCGGATACTGAACGCTCTGTCGTCCGCTTCGGGAGGAATCATTCGATGAGCAACCGCATCGGCGAGCTTCTGGTCCGAGAGAAGCTCATCAGCCTGCAGCAGCTGCGCAGCGCGCAGGAGGAGTCTCGCAAGACGAACACCTCCCTCGGCTACCAGCTCGCGCGCATGGGCTTCATCTCCGATCAGGAGATCACCGACTTTCTGAGCCAGCAGTACCGCGTCCAGTCGATCGATCTCGCCGAGTTCCAGATCGACGAAGAGGTGCTCAAGCTCGTCAGCCACGAGGTCTGCGAGCGGCACAAGATCATCCCCGTCTCGCGCGCGGGCTCGACCCTGATCGTCGCGATGGCGGATCCATCGAACCTCCACGCGATCGACGACATCAAGTTCCTCACCGGCTACAACGTCGAGCCGGTCGTCGCCTCCGAGGCCGCGATCCTGGCCGCCATCGAGCAGGCCTACGCGGGCCCCGAGATCTCCTACGACGAGATCATGGAGGGCTTCGACGAGGAGGAGATCGAGGTCGCGTCCGACGAGGACGACATGAACCTGATGGACCTCGAGCGCGCCTCCGAGGACGCGCCGGTGGTCCGGCTCTGCAACGCCATCCTCCTCAACGCGATCAAGAAGCGCGCGTCCGACATCCACGTCGAGCCCTACGAGCGCAAGCTGCGCGTCCGCTACCGCATCGACGGCGTCCTGCACGAGGAGATGACGCCGCCGATCAAGCTCAAGAACGCCATCGCGTCCCGCCTGAAGATCATGGCGTCGCTCGACATCGCCGAGCGGCGGCTGCCGCAGGACGGTCGGATCAAGCTCAAGCTCGGCAAGGGCCGCGAGATGGACTTCCGCGTGTCGAGCCTCCCCACCATCTGGGGCGAGAAGATCGTCATGCGTCTTCTCGACAAGTCGAATCTCCAGCTCGACATGACGAAGCTGGGCTTCGACACCAAGGCGCTCGAGAGCTTCAAGTGGGCCATCAGCCAGCCCTACGGGATGGTGCTCGTCACGGGCCCCACCGGCTCGGGCAAGACGACGACCCTGTACTCCGCGCTCAGCGAGCTGAACAAGAGCGACACCAACATCTCCACCGCCGAGGATCCCGTCGAGTACAACTTGATGGGCATCAACCAGGTGCAGATGCACGA
Above is a window of Sandaracinaceae bacterium DNA encoding:
- the pilB gene encoding type IV-A pilus assembly ATPase PilB; protein product: MSNRIGELLVREKLISLQQLRSAQEESRKTNTSLGYQLARMGFISDQEITDFLSQQYRVQSIDLAEFQIDEEVLKLVSHEVCERHKIIPVSRAGSTLIVAMADPSNLHAIDDIKFLTGYNVEPVVASEAAILAAIEQAYAGPEISYDEIMEGFDEEEIEVASDEDDMNLMDLERASEDAPVVRLCNAILLNAIKKRASDIHVEPYERKLRVRYRIDGVLHEEMTPPIKLKNAIASRLKIMASLDIAERRLPQDGRIKLKLGKGREMDFRVSSLPTIWGEKIVMRLLDKSNLQLDMTKLGFDTKALESFKWAISQPYGMVLVTGPTGSGKTTTLYSALSELNKSDTNISTAEDPVEYNLMGINQVQMHEDIGLNFAAALRSFLRQDPDIIMVGEIRDFETAEIAVKAALTGHLVLSTLHTNDAPSTVSRMLNMGVEPFLVTASVNLVLAQRLARKICEDCRTEVTVEKAVLTDIGVREADMSDMRVFRGSGCRNCGDTGYRGRIALYEVMPFTERLKEMVLQGCSTAELKDEMIAGGVATLRMAGIEKIRAGTTTIDEVLRVTAADRL